The Paenibacillus sp. FSL W8-0426 region CCGGTGTTGTACATCGGATTATCCGGGTGCAATTGCTGCGCATACCAGATGCCGGCTTGGGCGGAGGACAACGGCATCATGGCATTGCGGCGGGGAGAGAGCTTCGCAGCCCGGCTCAAAAGTAATCTCCGTTCGGCAGTACTTTATGCGGCGCTCCCGCATTCATCAGGCTTGCCCATGCTGCCAGCGTCGGGGTTTCCGCCAAATCCACGAAGCTCACGTCTCTGCCCACCATGCGGAAGCGCTCGGCCAGGCTCATCATTCGAATCGAATCCAATCCCCACACCTGGATCAGGTCGTCTTGGTCGCCAAGGTGCTCCGGCTGCTCCTGCAGCATTTCCGCTACCTGGCTCCGCAGTTCATGCAGCGTCGCCGATGCGGCCGCATGTACGTCCAGAACCTCGGCGTTCGCAATGGGCGGCTCGCCTGCCAGTCCGCTCTGTCCGCTACCTTTGCTCGCCCCGGTACCGTAAACCGTGCCGGCGGATGAGCCCAGCGCAGCGGCCGCTTGCTGCGTGGTCAGCGTGACCGCGCAGCGCTCGGCAGCATACGTCAGTGCCATGCGATGCTTCTCCGCGGAAAAATCGGCGACCGCATCCGCCACCAGAAACGCCTGGATATCTTTCATGAATGCCTCGCAGGACGTCATCAGGCAGCCGATATGGGCATATATGCCGCAGATGATCAACTGATCGCGCCCCTGCTCCTGCATCCATTCCAGCAAGTCGGTCTTCTGGAAAGCGCTATAACGCCACTTGGTCATCAGCGTATCCTGCGGAGCAGGCGCCAGCTGTTCGATGACCTGCTTTTGCACCGGACCGCCGTCGATGCCCGCCCCCCAGAAATCGAGCTGCAAGCCGCGCTGCTCCGCCGTCTGTCCGCCAGGCTGGGCCGAATACACGACAGGGATGCCGAGCTCGTGACACTTCGAGCGAAGCTGTGTTATATGCTCGATCAATTCGGTAACGGGAGAAGCCCCGGCCGTAAAAGCATCCACGAAATATTGCTGCATGTCATGAATCAGCAGCACTGCGCGTTTCGCATCCGGCGTCCAGGCCACCTTGTTGACAGGAAGCTCCGATTCAGTAGGCATGGCATATGGCTTAATCACTGGTAGTCCCATGAATATCCCTCTTTTCAGCATAAATTTGGATTCATCCATCCATGATCGCATGACCAACGTTTAGGATTGGACAAAGGAAGATGGGTGCAATAACCGCTCGCGCAGCGCCTTTTTGCTGACTTTGCCTACGCCCGTCTTGGGGAAAGACTTCACGAATTCGAAGCGGTCGGGAATTTTGTAGGCAGCCAGCCCGCGTTCACGCAAGAATGAACGTAATTCTGTCGCTGTCGGCATGGCCCCATCTTCTCCGTTCGGAACGATAAAAGCGCACGAGCGCTCGCCCAGATAATCGTCAGGCATGGCTACCAAGGCAGCGTCGTGAACCCCTCCATGCGCCAGCAGGTGATTTTCCACTTCCTCCGCAGCCACTTTGTCGCCGCCACGGTTGATCTGGTCCTTCGCGCGTCCCTCGACCACGAGATATCCATCCTTCGTAAAGCTGGCAATATCCCCGGTCCGGTAGAACCCGTCCGCCGTAAAAGAACGGGCATTATGATCCTCGGCTTTGTAATATCCGCGTATCGTGTAAGCTCCCCGTGCCAACAAATGCCCGGATTGCCCCTGTTCTACCTCAACGTCCTCGTCATCCACGATTTTCACCTCGTCGTACGGCGACATCGGTTTGCCCTGGGTATGGATAATGACGTCCTCGGGATCGTCGAGCCGCGTATAATTTACCAGCCCTTCGGCCATGCCGAACACTTGCTGCAAGGTACATCCCAGCACCGGTTTCACACGTCCTGCCACTTCAGCGCTGAACTTGGCTCCGCCCACCTGCAGTACTTGCAGCGAAGGGAGTCTCTTCCCTCTAGCGGACGCGGCGTTAAGCCATACGAGCGCCAAGGGAGGCACGAGGGCGGTGATCGTCACCTGGTGCCTGTCAATCAGCGGAAAAGCCTCGTCCGGACTGGAGCCGCGGGAAAGCACGACCCGGCCTCCGGCATAGATCGTACCCAGAATACCCGGCGAGCTGAGCGGATAATTGTGGGCGACCGGCAGTACGGCCAAATACACGCTGTCCGGGCTCAAACCGCACACCTCCACGCTTCTGCGCAGACTGTAGATGTAATCGTCGTGCGTGCGAGGGATCATCTTGGGCAAACCCGTACTGCCGCCCGACAACTGCAGGAAGGCCACATCGGAACTGAGCGGCCGCTCCGCTTCCGGCAAAGCGACCGGTTCAACGTACAGATCGGATAGCGCCGTGTATGGACCGGCCTCTCCGGCAACGATGACATGCCGAAGCCCGGGTACTTCCGTCTGAACCTCTCCGGCCAGCCCGCGGTAATCATAACCGCTGTCGATGTCCGGAATGACATATGCCTCCGCTTCGGCAAAGCGGGCAAAATATGCGATTTCGCTTTTCCGATGCAATGGAAGAGCAAATACGGGCAATGCTCCCAACCGAAACAACGCAAATATCACTTCAATAAAAGCCGTGATGTTGGGCAGCTGCACGATGACCCGATCCTGCTTTCGAATACCCGTCGCATGAAACCCTGCGGCGAGCCGATTCACCCGTTCATTCAACCCTTCATAAGTTAACGCTCCATCGTCGCCAATAACGGCTACCCGATTGCCATATAATGCCGCCCGCTGATGCAGCATCTCGCCAAACGTGATGCCTTCCCAGCAACCCGCCTGGCGATACTGTTCCGCGAGTTCCTCCGGCCAACCCTGAAATCCTGGCAGCATGCTCATTCCTCCCCTGTAGCTCCTGCTGATTGCAATCCCATCGCACGCAGCATCGTGCCAAATTTCGCCGCAGTCTCCGCAAGTTCTGCTTCCGACGTGGAGCCAGGGACAATTCCAGCTCCTGCATACAGCCGGAGCTGATGACCCTGCACTTCGGCACACCTGATCGCAACGGCCCATTCGCCATCGCCCCTGCTGTCGCACCAGCCGACCATTCCGGTGAACAGCCCCCGGTCAAACGGCTCTTGTGCCTGAATTTCATCGCGTGCATCTTCCACGGGCGTGCCGCAAATGGCCGGCGTCGGATGAAGGACAAAAGCCAGCTCCAACGATGTTGTTGCCCCATCGGCAAGCTCTCCGTAAATATCCGTGGAGAGGTGCCACATGGTACTCGTCTGAATGAGCGATGGCTCCTCAGGCACGCTCAGCTCTTTGCACAGCGGGCGCAATGCAGCCGCAACCGCATCAATGACGACGGCGTGCTCGTGACGATCCTTGGCTGACGCCAGCAAAGCTTCAGCACGGCGTCGATCTTCTTCCGGGTCACCACTGCGTGCAGCCGAACCCGCCAAGGGATTGACTCTCACCCTCGTTCCGGTCCGGGTGACCAGAAGCTCCGGACTTGCTCCGAGAAACGTCCGTGGTTTGCCTTTTTCGCCCACACTAATGACGCGATTATCCGTTGTTACTATACTTTTTGGTAATTGCGATTTACGCATCGGGACGGCAAATGTGTAACCATGCGCATTATCCCTAAAGAGGTTACGCAGCAGTTGATGCGTATCCACCTGCGTCTCCGACGTCACGCACAGGGTGCGTGCCAGAACGATTTTGCTCAGTTCTCCTGCATTCAGACGGGTCAGGACGCTCCGTACGCTTTGTTCATAGACCGCCGCGGCCGGCTCTTCTTCAATGCTGCAATTCCCTGCTGCCGGCAGCCTCTCGCGCATGCGGTCCGAGTCTGCAGGCGGCTCCGCCCACTGCACGCTTTCGGGAACATACAGTTCCACGTCAGCACGCCGCGGATTGAAAGGGATGGCTCCAACCGCAACCGGGTTTACTCCCCCTGCCTGCTTCGCCTCGTTCAGCAGCCCCTGAATCCGATGCAACAGACCTTGAATCGGCTCGTCATACCGCAAGCCGGGATTGGGCTGTTCATCCGTATCCAGAGCATTGCCCCCTATTGACGAAGAAGGCGCATCAGACAACCTTTTCCATTCCCCTTGAGCCAGCATCGTATGCAGCGGCGATGACCAGAAAAAGGATTTGCCTTCTTCGTATTGCTCCAACAGGCGAAGCGCGGAAGTCGCAGCAACAGCACTTGCTTTGGACATTCTCATCATCTCCTTGGATTTGGTTTCAAGCACCAAGTGTGGCGCCTCCATCGATGCGCATGTCATGCATCGTGATATGTCTGGCCTGGTCGGATGAGAGGAAAAGCACCGCATCGGCAATATCCGCCGGATCGGCCAGCCTGTTCAGCGGAATGCCTAATCGATACGCATCCAGCGAGCCGGCAATGGCCGCTTCTGCGCCATGCTCGTCCTTCCACAATAAACGCTGCATCTCGGTATCAGTCGAGCCGGGCGACACCACATTGCAGCGGATATGGTCCCGTGCATGTTCCAACGCAAGGCACTTGGTAAACTGGGTGGATGCCGCTTTCGAAGCCGCATACGCCGACATGTGCATTCGCGGTACGGCAGCGGCGTTGGACCCGACAGTGACGATGCTCCCGCCCCGCCTTGCAGCCATTCTGGCCACAACGGCGCGCGATACGTAAAATACGCCATGCGTATTCACCTCAAAGGTTCGCAGCCACTCCTCATCGCTAAGTTGGCCCACTCTGCCCATGTGCAAAATCCCCGCCGCATTCACCAACATGCCAATCGGCCCGAGCTCCTCTTCAATGCAAGCAACGCCATTCTCCACAGCCATACGATCGGAGATATCCATTGGATAAGCGGCTGCCCGGCAGCCTTGAGCACGCAGGTCGGTAACCGACAGCTCAAGCCGTCCTGCCTGAAGGTCAACCGCCGCCACGACTGCTCCCTGTGCAGCGAACGCCTTGGCTACGGCCTCACCTATGCCTTGGGCTGCTCCGGTAACCAATACCACTTTGCCCTCGATTCCCGTATAACTCACCAGACATCCTCCATTTCTCTGTATCGATTCAGCTTCCCGCTCTGATTTGCAGCCCTTATCCCTGCTCGTGCTCCCTCTTCATATCGGTTCCTTCATTTGCGTGTATCCCTCCGCCACTCTCCATCCGCCGCAATTCTCACCTCTCCGGGCTGCAGGCAAAACGGATCGTACGGCTAATCAGAAACGGAAGCACCGAAACATGGTTTTCATCCTCGAACTCGGTATATCTAATCTCCAGCCCCGTGAGCTTTAACGAGGATAAGCGGTCGGCAAGGCTGGAGGCCTTGTCGTTGTTTCGCGCGGGATGGGTTTTCTCATGCTCCCCCATGCCGATCCAGACCCTCGCGTCGACCGGCTCCTCCTTCATTCGTTCAACGAACCTTCGCTCTTCCGACTGCATCACCTCTTGGTTCCAATGGAGCGATGGACTGCCTGCAATGTAGTACCGAAACGCACCCGGC contains the following coding sequences:
- a CDS encoding (2,3-dihydroxybenzoyl)adenylate synthase encodes the protein MLPGFQGWPEELAEQYRQAGCWEGITFGEMLHQRAALYGNRVAVIGDDGALTYEGLNERVNRLAAGFHATGIRKQDRVIVQLPNITAFIEVIFALFRLGALPVFALPLHRKSEIAYFARFAEAEAYVIPDIDSGYDYRGLAGEVQTEVPGLRHVIVAGEAGPYTALSDLYVEPVALPEAERPLSSDVAFLQLSGGSTGLPKMIPRTHDDYIYSLRRSVEVCGLSPDSVYLAVLPVAHNYPLSSPGILGTIYAGGRVVLSRGSSPDEAFPLIDRHQVTITALVPPLALVWLNAASARGKRLPSLQVLQVGGAKFSAEVAGRVKPVLGCTLQQVFGMAEGLVNYTRLDDPEDVIIHTQGKPMSPYDEVKIVDDEDVEVEQGQSGHLLARGAYTIRGYYKAEDHNARSFTADGFYRTGDIASFTKDGYLVVEGRAKDQINRGGDKVAAEEVENHLLAHGGVHDAALVAMPDDYLGERSCAFIVPNGEDGAMPTATELRSFLRERGLAAYKIPDRFEFVKSFPKTGVGKVSKKALRERLLHPSSFVQS
- a CDS encoding 2,3-dihydro-2,3-dihydroxybenzoate dehydrogenase, with protein sequence MSYTGIEGKVVLVTGAAQGIGEAVAKAFAAQGAVVAAVDLQAGRLELSVTDLRAQGCRAAAYPMDISDRMAVENGVACIEEELGPIGMLVNAAGILHMGRVGQLSDEEWLRTFEVNTHGVFYVSRAVVARMAARRGGSIVTVGSNAAAVPRMHMSAYAASKAASTQFTKCLALEHARDHIRCNVVSPGSTDTEMQRLLWKDEHGAEAAIAGSLDAYRLGIPLNRLADPADIADAVLFLSSDQARHITMHDMRIDGGATLGA
- the dhbC gene encoding isochorismate synthase DhbC — its product is MSKASAVAATSALRLLEQYEEGKSFFWSSPLHTMLAQGEWKRLSDAPSSSIGGNALDTDEQPNPGLRYDEPIQGLLHRIQGLLNEAKQAGGVNPVAVGAIPFNPRRADVELYVPESVQWAEPPADSDRMRERLPAAGNCSIEEEPAAAVYEQSVRSVLTRLNAGELSKIVLARTLCVTSETQVDTHQLLRNLFRDNAHGYTFAVPMRKSQLPKSIVTTDNRVISVGEKGKPRTFLGASPELLVTRTGTRVRVNPLAGSAARSGDPEEDRRRAEALLASAKDRHEHAVVIDAVAAALRPLCKELSVPEEPSLIQTSTMWHLSTDIYGELADGATTSLELAFVLHPTPAICGTPVEDARDEIQAQEPFDRGLFTGMVGWCDSRGDGEWAVAIRCAEVQGHQLRLYAGAGIVPGSTSEAELAETAAKFGTMLRAMGLQSAGATGEE
- a CDS encoding isochorismatase family protein; amino-acid sequence: MGLPVIKPYAMPTESELPVNKVAWTPDAKRAVLLIHDMQQYFVDAFTAGASPVTELIEHITQLRSKCHELGIPVVYSAQPGGQTAEQRGLQLDFWGAGIDGGPVQKQVIEQLAPAPQDTLMTKWRYSAFQKTDLLEWMQEQGRDQLIICGIYAHIGCLMTSCEAFMKDIQAFLVADAVADFSAEKHRMALTYAAERCAVTLTTQQAAAALGSSAGTVYGTGASKGSGQSGLAGEPPIANAEVLDVHAAASATLHELRSQVAEMLQEQPEHLGDQDDLIQVWGLDSIRMMSLAERFRMVGRDVSFVDLAETPTLAAWASLMNAGAPHKVLPNGDYF